The proteins below are encoded in one region of Nitrospirota bacterium:
- a CDS encoding IclR family transcriptional regulator — protein sequence MQGWVLGTWLLDKLALLMNQDIMAYSYDHMRWLNNLTQETVCLWRRVGNERICVLQFESPHELRMVAEPGKPVPLYCGGAGKILLAYLKPQELDEYFKNVQLKPVGPRTIVDENQLRRELSRINVKGVAVGIKERTSGGVGIAAPIYTADGQVEYCLSLYLPVLRFSNKVKQQLIPLLKKSASDISTDLGFRGSDVIVSRVSK from the coding sequence ATGCAAGGTTGGGTGTTAGGTACTTGGTTGCTTGACAAGTTGGCGTTGCTGATGAATCAGGACATCATGGCGTATAGCTACGACCATATGCGTTGGCTCAACAACCTGACGCAGGAAACTGTCTGTCTCTGGAGACGGGTAGGTAATGAACGGATATGTGTCTTGCAGTTTGAGAGCCCCCATGAACTCCGTATGGTTGCAGAGCCTGGCAAGCCAGTTCCGCTTTATTGTGGAGGTGCAGGGAAGATTCTGTTGGCGTATCTAAAGCCACAAGAACTCGACGAGTACTTCAAGAATGTCCAGCTGAAACCAGTTGGTCCGAGAACAATCGTAGATGAGAATCAGCTAAGGCGTGAGTTGTCTCGTATTAATGTAAAAGGAGTCGCTGTAGGAATTAAAGAACGGACGTCGGGTGGGGTTGGTATCGCAGCACCTATCTACACAGCGGATGGACAGGTGGAATATTGTTTGAGCTTGTACCTCCCTGTTCTGCGTTTTTCCAATAAGGTGAAACAACAGTTGATTCCTTTGCTCAAGAAGTCCGCATCAGATATTTCGACTGATTTAGGTTTCAGGGGATCAGATGTAATCGTATCGAGAGTCTCGAAGTAA
- a CDS encoding tripartite tricarboxylate transporter substrate binding protein, protein MKKITIIGFVMVLCMFLSNIFLTQPSWATEEKYPSKEIHQIVPWRAGGGTDLFTRVLERLWEKKLGVPIVIENIPGGGTTIGNNKAWNAPADGYTILVVNIGALNFSAMLHNTEWTIEDWTYIGLHHTDPIIVYAHPSVPWNNIKDVMDYIIKDPGKLNVGVPESTNDQIILIKMIEEITGGKFGSIIPAGGGGKLLKEVMGGHIPLAFHRLWAGGIKAKAQNLKPIGIVTSKRNPLWPELPTFDEVLPLKWRVKGPLFGYKGYAVHKKVKEKYPERFNKLVSTFKEIFDSPEHKQAADKMKLTPILDYKGPEEAMKAIKEYDEMLRKYKHLFRIGVQ, encoded by the coding sequence ATGAAAAAAATAACAATCATAGGCTTTGTAATGGTGCTATGCATGTTCTTAAGTAATATCTTCCTAACCCAGCCATCATGGGCCACGGAGGAAAAGTACCCTTCTAAGGAAATACATCAAATTGTTCCATGGAGGGCAGGTGGTGGTACAGATCTGTTTACCAGGGTTTTAGAACGGCTGTGGGAAAAGAAGCTTGGTGTTCCTATCGTGATTGAGAATATTCCAGGAGGAGGAACTACGATAGGGAATAACAAGGCATGGAATGCCCCGGCTGACGGATATACTATATTAGTTGTAAACATTGGAGCACTTAATTTCTCAGCGATGTTGCATAACACTGAATGGACTATCGAAGACTGGACTTATATCGGACTTCATCACACTGATCCAATCATAGTATATGCCCACCCCAGCGTACCTTGGAATAACATTAAAGATGTCATGGATTATATCATTAAAGATCCCGGGAAGCTTAATGTTGGGGTTCCAGAATCTACAAACGATCAAATAATACTTATAAAAATGATTGAAGAGATAACAGGTGGTAAATTTGGATCAATAATTCCAGCAGGTGGAGGAGGAAAACTTCTTAAAGAGGTAATGGGTGGACATATTCCTTTAGCGTTTCATCGCCTGTGGGCTGGTGGAATTAAAGCAAAAGCGCAAAATCTTAAGCCAATCGGTATTGTTACCTCAAAGCGTAATCCTTTATGGCCTGAGTTACCAACTTTTGATGAGGTTTTACCTCTAAAATGGCGGGTAAAAGGACCACTTTTTGGTTATAAAGGATATGCAGTTCACAAAAAAGTCAAGGAGAAATATCCTGAGAGATTTAATAAGTTAGTATCTACTTTCAAAGAGATATTTGATTCTCCTGAACACAAGCAAGCGGCAGATAAGATGAAATTAACACCAATTCTGGACTATAAAGGACCTGAAGAGGCGATGAAGGCGATCAAAGAGTATGATGAGATGTTACGTAAGTACAAGCATCTTTTCCGTATTGGTGTGCAATGA
- a CDS encoding tripartite tricarboxylate transporter TctB family protein, giving the protein MKRLIVPVIFLLFIIIALLESKDLPPGAGLYPKVIIAGGFVVVTIALIKEIKTIRSEKKAGQYALKRISYEKILKDPLVIKQLFIIISTLIYIFLVEKTGFIIISTIYIFLNFYILGFRHKTHLPFISIATSLIIYLVFGLFIKIPLPMQFLEEWISKLIRGLII; this is encoded by the coding sequence ATGAAAAGGTTGATAGTTCCTGTTATATTTCTCCTTTTTATCATTATTGCCTTATTGGAATCTAAAGATTTACCACCAGGTGCTGGGTTATACCCTAAAGTGATTATCGCAGGTGGTTTTGTGGTTGTAACTATTGCCTTAATAAAGGAAATAAAAACCATACGGAGCGAAAAGAAAGCAGGACAATATGCACTGAAAAGGATATCATATGAAAAGATATTAAAAGACCCTCTAGTGATAAAGCAATTATTCATTATCATTTCTACTTTAATTTATATTTTCCTCGTAGAAAAAACCGGATTTATTATAATTTCAACCATATACATATTTTTAAATTTTTATATATTAGGATTTCGCCACAAGACTCACTTACCATTTATCTCAATTGCTACTTCATTGATAATTTACTTGGTATTTGGTCTATTTATTAAAATCCCACTTCCCATGCAATTTTTGGAGGAGTGGATTTCAAAGTTAATAAGAGGGCTAATAATATGA
- a CDS encoding tripartite tricarboxylate transporter permease produces MMEGILLGLDRVLQPDNLIMIPLGLIVGTIIGAFPGMGASFAIIIMIPLTYWMRPEQALIFLTNVGGSAEFGGSIPAILMHVPGTPGSTATCWDGYPMTKKGEAARALGISLFASGMGGLFGAIILLLLSPPIASFALKFSYPEMFLIALLGITLIGSATGKLVKAFLAGCLGLLVATIGSDPISAVPRFTFGIVDLYDGIHFVVALIGLFGFSEMLFLLKRKHIVSSESAFKGTFKDLLVGVKDVIKRPLLFLRVSSMGTVLGATPGIGPAITNIVAYNMAVSSSKEPHKFGTGIPEGVLAPEATNNATQAGALIPAFTLGIPGSGMTAALLGGLMLHGLVPGPMLFKNQPEVVYSVMLAFLIGNPLMILLLLSIQKQVVKIVLVPSKILIPVTLLLIIIGAYGIKNSWFDVGLMILFGILGYYMRTYEYPVQAFVLPLILGSIIEEGFRKGLMLGHGDPMIFFTRPLTIALWILIIASIVIPYVIRKKYGKSESKMMDKSGGKDAS; encoded by the coding sequence ATGATGGAAGGTATATTGTTAGGATTGGATCGAGTACTGCAACCGGATAATCTGATTATGATTCCATTAGGATTGATTGTAGGGACGATTATAGGTGCCTTTCCAGGAATGGGTGCCAGTTTTGCAATAATAATAATGATACCTCTTACCTACTGGATGCGTCCAGAACAGGCATTAATATTTCTCACGAATGTGGGTGGCTCAGCAGAATTCGGCGGTTCTATCCCGGCAATCTTAATGCATGTCCCTGGTACACCAGGGTCCACTGCTACTTGTTGGGATGGATATCCTATGACAAAAAAAGGCGAAGCAGCCAGAGCCCTTGGTATTTCTTTATTTGCCAGCGGGATGGGAGGATTATTCGGAGCGATAATTCTCCTGCTTCTTTCTCCACCTATTGCCTCATTTGCACTGAAGTTTAGTTATCCTGAAATGTTTTTAATCGCATTGTTGGGGATAACCCTTATTGGGTCAGCGACAGGTAAGTTAGTAAAAGCCTTTCTTGCTGGTTGTCTTGGGTTGCTGGTTGCTACTATTGGCAGTGACCCCATTTCAGCTGTGCCCAGATTTACTTTTGGCATTGTAGATTTGTATGATGGAATTCATTTTGTGGTCGCTTTAATTGGGTTATTCGGCTTTTCTGAAATGCTCTTCCTTCTTAAACGTAAACATATTGTATCCAGTGAATCTGCTTTTAAGGGTACCTTCAAAGACCTTTTGGTTGGTGTTAAAGATGTAATTAAAAGACCACTTCTATTCCTTCGTGTTTCAAGTATGGGAACTGTGCTTGGAGCGACACCAGGGATTGGACCGGCAATAACTAATATAGTTGCATATAATATGGCAGTATCGAGTTCTAAAGAGCCCCACAAATTTGGAACCGGTATACCCGAAGGGGTATTAGCACCAGAGGCTACTAACAATGCGACTCAAGCTGGGGCGTTAATTCCAGCTTTTACTTTAGGAATACCTGGCAGTGGAATGACTGCTGCATTACTGGGTGGACTGATGCTTCATGGTTTAGTACCTGGACCGATGCTCTTTAAAAATCAACCTGAAGTCGTTTATAGCGTGATGTTAGCATTTTTGATCGGGAATCCACTTATGATCCTGCTATTGCTGTCTATACAGAAACAGGTTGTCAAGATAGTTCTCGTGCCGAGTAAGATATTGATTCCAGTAACACTTCTATTAATTATCATCGGGGCTTACGGTATAAAAAATTCTTGGTTTGATGTTGGCTTAATGATCTTATTTGGGATTTTAGGTTATTACATGCGTACTTATGAGTACCCTGTGCAGGCTTTTGTCCTCCCTCTTATACTGGGCTCGATAATTGAGGAAGGTTTTAGAAAAGGATTAATGTTGGGTCATGGAGATCCCATGATCTTTTTCACCCGGCCACTTACTATTGCACTATGGATACTAATAATTGCTTCGATAGTAATACCTTATGTAATCAGGAAGAAATACGGTAAGTCTGAATCGAAGATGATGGATAAATCAGGAGGCAAAGATGCGTCTTGA
- a CDS encoding glycine/sarcosine/betaine reductase component B subunit, producing the protein MRLEVQNHIVRTVEFGSDFGLSAGVLYVNPQYIKKLVGMHTAIREVCLDITRPGESARIINPLDAVEPIAKTDPAPLDVFPGYIGPSQTVGNGVTHRLQGLRIVQCARFPHQTTGVLTVRPVVIDMTGPAAPLCACSDTINLVLTFIPNPEATNYEFDVAMRAVTLQIVHHLARLSLELKPDEVEIFETSNSSNGRPRIVYICQVQDQGELVQTFLYGQSTRIHTPTILSSTEMLDGAIVSGNYKNAMKIPTFMHCRNPVCLELFRIHGKEISFAGVILTRGHNDNHALKERSAYFAAKLAQMVRADGAIVSIEGTGNTIIDAMLTVRACETAGIKTVLKVHEHAGLDGRSFPVADFVEEADMVVSTGNLDEPIVIPAVDKVIGPLPLEFYGKPLIDPWKGGEVTGHELYASQWQMGVSGYSCLSL; encoded by the coding sequence ATGCGTCTTGAAGTGCAGAATCATATAGTACGGACAGTGGAATTTGGATCGGATTTTGGTCTGAGCGCTGGGGTTCTTTATGTAAATCCACAGTATATAAAGAAACTGGTCGGGATGCATACGGCTATTCGAGAAGTCTGTCTGGACATTACTCGTCCAGGAGAGTCTGCCCGGATCATAAATCCACTCGATGCTGTTGAACCAATCGCCAAGACCGATCCAGCACCACTGGACGTCTTCCCTGGCTATATTGGCCCATCTCAGACTGTTGGCAATGGAGTTACACACAGGTTGCAGGGCTTGCGGATTGTCCAATGTGCGCGTTTTCCTCATCAGACTACAGGTGTGTTGACCGTACGTCCAGTCGTTATTGACATGACTGGCCCCGCAGCCCCCTTATGCGCCTGCTCAGACACAATTAATCTTGTTTTGACATTTATACCCAATCCGGAGGCGACAAACTATGAGTTCGATGTTGCCATGCGAGCGGTGACTCTGCAGATTGTCCATCATCTTGCACGGCTAAGTTTAGAATTAAAACCGGATGAAGTAGAAATCTTTGAAACTTCAAATTCTTCCAATGGAAGACCGCGCATCGTGTACATTTGCCAGGTGCAGGATCAGGGAGAACTCGTCCAGACCTTTCTATATGGACAGTCCACCCGTATCCACACCCCGACCATCCTTTCCTCTACCGAGATGCTCGATGGCGCCATCGTGAGCGGGAATTATAAGAATGCCATGAAAATCCCGACTTTCATGCATTGCCGGAATCCTGTTTGTTTAGAGCTTTTCCGTATACATGGAAAGGAAATCTCTTTTGCCGGGGTTATTCTTACTCGTGGACATAATGATAACCACGCATTGAAAGAGAGGAGCGCATACTTTGCTGCGAAGCTGGCACAAATGGTTCGAGCGGATGGGGCAATAGTCAGCATAGAGGGAACGGGCAATACAATAATAGATGCAATGCTAACTGTGCGTGCATGTGAGACAGCAGGGATAAAGACAGTCTTGAAGGTCCACGAACATGCAGGTTTGGATGGTCGTAGCTTTCCAGTCGCAGACTTTGTAGAGGAAGCAGATATGGTTGTGAGCACGGGGAACCTTGATGAACCAATAGTCATCCCTGCTGTGGATAAGGTTATTGGTCCACTTCCCCTTGAGTTTTACGGTAAACCTTTGATCGATCCATGGAAGGGTGGGGAAGTAACAGGGCACGAACTCTATGCGAGTCAATGGCAGATGGGCGTGTCGGGATACTCCTGTCTATCTTTATAG
- a CDS encoding glycine/betaine/sarcosine/D-proline family reductase selenoprotein B, translating to MSIKVVHYINQYFAGKGGEDKTDHPLEVINAPVGPGQLLQRELRDGTIVLTLVCGDGYFGTHEKEVLEEVRIIIQRMAPDVVVTGPAFGSGRYGLACGAVADCVMNDCGVPAIAGMSHDNPAVEIYHTQAYIVPSGESVREMANALQRIAKLAIRLGKHQPIGTPEEEGYIPRGVRKNIRLHRSAETRALEALLQKLCGEKLATELKFDAGKAVLPPPQISDLSKATIAVVTECGIVPKGNPDRIEGVRTKKWAKYSLNGLRELSPETHESIHGGYDNSMINLDPNRGIPLDALRMLEDGGFFHKLHDTYYVTCGNWGDVNVMRQIGRTIATELKQAGINGVLVPAT from the coding sequence ATGTCGATCAAAGTAGTGCATTACATTAACCAATACTTTGCTGGAAAAGGTGGTGAAGATAAAACAGACCATCCTTTAGAAGTTATTAATGCTCCTGTGGGTCCAGGCCAGTTGCTTCAGCGTGAACTGAGAGATGGGACTATAGTCCTGACGCTTGTTTGTGGTGACGGTTATTTTGGAACACATGAGAAGGAAGTACTTGAGGAAGTACGGATAATTATTCAAAGAATGGCTCCTGATGTTGTCGTAACTGGACCTGCATTCGGTTCAGGCCGATATGGACTTGCATGTGGCGCTGTTGCAGATTGTGTGATGAACGACTGTGGTGTGCCAGCGATAGCAGGTATGTCCCACGATAATCCCGCCGTAGAAATATATCACACACAGGCGTATATTGTTCCTTCAGGAGAGTCTGTAAGGGAGATGGCTAATGCCCTCCAGAGGATAGCAAAATTAGCGATCCGCTTGGGAAAACATCAGCCTATAGGAACCCCTGAAGAAGAAGGCTATATCCCTCGTGGTGTACGAAAGAATATTCGATTGCATCGGTCAGCAGAAACAAGAGCGCTGGAGGCTTTGCTCCAGAAACTGTGTGGTGAAAAACTGGCGACAGAACTCAAGTTTGATGCAGGCAAGGCCGTTTTGCCTCCACCACAGATCTCTGATCTCTCGAAAGCTACGATAGCTGTTGTTACAGAGTGTGGGATAGTTCCAAAAGGAAATCCAGATCGCATAGAAGGGGTGCGTACAAAGAAATGGGCAAAGTATAGCCTCAACGGTCTCCGAGAGTTGTCCCCTGAAACCCACGAATCTATCCACGGCGGTTATGACAACTCGATGATAAACTTAGATCCTAACCGAGGGATTCCTCTGGATGCCCTTCGAATGCTGGAAGATGGGGGTTTCTTCCATAAGCTCCATGACACCTATTATGTTACCTGTGGTAATTGGGGCGATGTCAATGTGATGCGACAGATAGGCCGGACCATCGCAACAGAACTCAAGCAGGCAGGCATAAACGGCGTTCTTGTGCCAGCCACATGA